The following proteins are co-located in the Bacillus pumilus genome:
- the cysI gene encoding assimilatory sulfite reductase (NADPH) hemoprotein subunit: MVKTALTAPDGPPSDVEEIKEKSDYLRGTLKEVMLDPISAGIPDDDNRLMKHHGSYLQDDRDLRNERQKQKLEPAYQFMLRVRLPGGIATSKQWLVMDELAHKYGNGTLKLTTRETFQLHGILKWNMKKTIQDIHSTMLDTIAACGDVNRNVMCTSNPYQSEVHHDVYELAKKLSDDLLPQTRAYHEIWLDEEKVAATPDTEVEPMYGPLYLPRKFKIGVAVPPANDIDVFSQDLGFIAIIEHDQLVGFNVAIGGGMGMTHGDTATYPQLAKVIGFCTPEQVVEIAKQVITIQRDYGNRSVRKNARFKYTVDRLGLQNVKEELERRLGFALLDARGYHFDHNGDRYGWVKGINGRWHYTMFVEGGRITDYDDYPLMTGIREIAKIHTGDFRLTANQNLIIGNVTSHKKKQIEQLIQEFGLSDGQQHSALRRSSMACVSLPTCGLAMAEAERYLPRLIDRIEEIVEENGLSDKEITIRMTGCPNGCARHALGEIGFIGKSPGKYNMYLGAAFDGSRLSKLYRENVGEEDILSELGSLLPRYAKEREENEHFGDFVIRAGIVKETTDGTNFHVQ; this comes from the coding sequence ATGGTGAAGACAGCATTAACAGCGCCGGATGGACCTCCGAGCGACGTAGAGGAAATTAAAGAAAAAAGTGATTATTTACGGGGTACGTTAAAAGAAGTTATGCTTGATCCGATTTCAGCGGGAATTCCTGATGATGACAACCGGCTGATGAAGCATCACGGCAGCTACTTGCAGGACGATCGTGACCTTAGAAATGAACGGCAAAAACAAAAGCTTGAACCTGCCTATCAATTTATGCTGCGCGTACGCCTGCCTGGCGGAATCGCCACATCAAAGCAGTGGCTTGTGATGGATGAGCTTGCTCACAAATACGGCAACGGCACGTTAAAGCTGACAACTCGTGAAACCTTCCAGCTTCACGGTATTTTAAAATGGAACATGAAAAAGACCATTCAAGACATTCATTCCACCATGCTTGATACGATCGCTGCTTGCGGGGATGTGAATCGGAATGTCATGTGTACTTCAAATCCCTATCAATCAGAAGTGCACCATGATGTGTACGAGCTGGCAAAAAAATTAAGTGATGACCTGCTTCCACAAACAAGAGCGTATCACGAGATTTGGCTTGATGAGGAAAAAGTAGCGGCAACGCCAGACACTGAAGTTGAGCCGATGTATGGTCCGCTTTATTTACCAAGAAAATTCAAGATTGGCGTTGCGGTCCCTCCTGCTAACGATATTGATGTCTTTTCACAGGATCTAGGCTTCATTGCGATTATCGAACATGATCAATTAGTCGGCTTTAATGTCGCGATTGGCGGCGGAATGGGTATGACTCACGGTGATACAGCGACCTACCCTCAACTTGCAAAGGTCATCGGTTTTTGTACACCTGAGCAGGTTGTGGAGATTGCCAAACAAGTGATCACCATTCAGCGTGACTACGGAAACCGTTCAGTAAGAAAAAATGCCCGCTTTAAATATACGGTGGACCGGCTCGGCCTTCAGAATGTAAAAGAAGAGCTTGAACGCCGCCTTGGATTTGCCCTTTTAGACGCCAGAGGTTATCACTTTGATCATAACGGTGACCGCTATGGCTGGGTAAAGGGCATTAACGGAAGATGGCATTATACGATGTTTGTTGAAGGCGGGCGCATCACAGATTATGATGATTATCCGCTGATGACAGGCATTCGTGAAATTGCAAAGATTCATACGGGTGACTTCCGCTTAACAGCGAATCAAAATTTAATCATTGGAAATGTCACATCTCATAAAAAGAAACAAATCGAGCAACTGATACAGGAATTCGGTTTGTCAGACGGCCAGCAGCACTCTGCACTGCGCCGCAGTTCAATGGCTTGCGTTTCTCTTCCAACATGCGGCTTAGCAATGGCAGAAGCAGAACGCTACCTCCCTCGCTTGATTGACAGAATTGAAGAGATTGTAGAAGAAAACGGCTTAAGTGATAAAGAAATCACCATTCGAATGACTGGATGTCCAAATGGATGTGCCCGTCATGCTTTAGGTGAAATTGGCTTTATCGGAAAATCACCTGGCAAATACAACATGTATCTTGGCGCTGCGTTTGATGGCAGCAGGTTAAGTAAACTGTACCGGGAAAATGTGGGTGAGGAAGACATTTTAAGCGAGCTTGGCTCTTTGCTCCCTCGCTACGCAAAAGAACGAGAAGAAAATGAACATTTCGGTGATTTTGTGATACGGGCAGGTATTGTCAAAGAAACAACCGATGGAACGAATTTTCATGTGCAGTAA
- a CDS encoding AMP-binding protein yields MNLKPAWIPGEQMIKKTRLCKWMHSLGFSTYDAFYQASIERTEWFWKEAEKATGIQWKVPYEAALGQESFMWPKWYKGGQLNITETAVDKWAEKEETKHQPALIWGNEAGEEQSWSYLHLQEKVNRLAAGFLKRGLQKGDVAIVYMPMLPETVAVMLAFAKIGVIFSPVFSGYGSEPLAVRIRASGATIVVTGHEMTRRGKTINMRECVADAIKKTNTVKTVIVHASSDTEYQDDVRLNDVLKEQPIKDTTYVTNEDPLMILYTSGTTGTPKGAVHTHAGFPVKAAFDAGLCMDVAIGDRLFWLTDMGWMMGPFLVFGGLINGAAIVLYDGAPDYPDQQHLWSFIHQQKVTHFGLSPTFVRSAMQQNLAEIELTHVKAIISTGEPWNEAPWQWLFDTIGQKNIPILNYSGGTEVSGGIVGSTLLRPIKPILFNTAILGMAADVYNESGQSVMNEVGELVVKKPWVGMTCGFWNEPERYEDTYFKRFDGVWTHGDWVMQTEDGAFHITGRSDDVINTAGKRVGPSEIESILVGHTAVHEAAVIGVTDEVKGEALVCFIVTSSQSFEEAKLIQELKAHVGSRAGKALIPKEIHLISALPKTRNGKIVRRLLKGAYEQKPSPDLSSLENPNVYKSISAYLKRKQNQ; encoded by the coding sequence ATGAACCTGAAACCAGCATGGATACCGGGAGAGCAGATGATCAAAAAAACACGTCTTTGCAAGTGGATGCACTCACTTGGTTTTTCTACTTATGACGCATTCTATCAAGCTAGTATCGAGCGCACAGAATGGTTTTGGAAAGAAGCTGAAAAAGCCACCGGCATTCAGTGGAAGGTGCCGTATGAAGCCGCATTAGGTCAAGAGTCATTCATGTGGCCAAAGTGGTATAAAGGCGGCCAATTGAACATCACCGAAACGGCCGTGGACAAATGGGCGGAGAAAGAAGAGACCAAACATCAACCAGCGCTGATTTGGGGAAATGAAGCTGGGGAAGAACAGAGTTGGTCCTACCTCCATCTTCAGGAAAAAGTCAATCGTCTCGCAGCTGGTTTTTTGAAGAGAGGGCTTCAAAAAGGGGATGTGGCGATCGTCTATATGCCTATGCTTCCTGAAACGGTTGCCGTCATGCTTGCCTTTGCAAAGATTGGAGTGATCTTTAGTCCGGTCTTCTCGGGCTATGGAAGTGAGCCTCTTGCCGTACGCATTCGTGCTTCAGGTGCAACCATTGTCGTCACAGGGCATGAAATGACGCGCCGGGGGAAAACCATCAACATGCGAGAATGTGTAGCTGATGCAATCAAAAAAACAAATACCGTCAAAACAGTCATTGTGCATGCTTCCTCTGATACTGAATATCAAGATGATGTAAGACTAAATGATGTATTAAAAGAACAGCCGATAAAAGATACGACCTATGTCACAAATGAAGACCCTCTCATGATCTTGTACACCTCTGGAACAACTGGCACGCCAAAAGGAGCCGTTCATACACACGCAGGCTTTCCTGTAAAAGCGGCTTTTGATGCTGGTCTTTGTATGGATGTCGCAATAGGAGACCGGCTGTTCTGGCTCACAGACATGGGCTGGATGATGGGACCGTTTCTAGTCTTTGGCGGCTTGATCAATGGAGCCGCGATTGTTCTATATGACGGCGCACCCGATTATCCAGATCAGCAGCATCTTTGGTCATTCATCCACCAGCAGAAAGTCACCCATTTTGGGCTTTCGCCTACATTTGTTCGTTCTGCGATGCAGCAAAACCTTGCAGAGATTGAACTGACGCATGTCAAAGCCATCATTTCTACCGGTGAACCTTGGAATGAAGCACCGTGGCAATGGCTTTTTGACACAATCGGTCAAAAGAACATCCCCATCTTAAACTATTCAGGGGGGACCGAAGTGTCTGGTGGCATTGTAGGAAGTACTTTGCTTCGTCCAATCAAACCGATTCTTTTTAATACGGCGATTTTAGGCATGGCGGCAGATGTGTATAACGAATCAGGTCAGAGCGTCATGAATGAAGTAGGGGAGCTTGTTGTGAAAAAGCCTTGGGTCGGCATGACTTGTGGTTTTTGGAATGAGCCTGAGCGTTATGAAGACACGTATTTCAAACGATTTGACGGGGTATGGACACATGGTGATTGGGTCATGCAAACAGAGGACGGAGCATTCCATATCACGGGCAGATCGGATGATGTCATTAATACAGCAGGCAAACGCGTCGGTCCATCTGAAATTGAATCCATCCTTGTGGGACATACGGCCGTGCACGAAGCCGCTGTAATTGGGGTAACGGATGAGGTAAAGGGAGAGGCGCTCGTGTGTTTCATAGTGACCAGTTCACAATCTTTTGAAGAAGCCAAGCTCATTCAAGAGCTCAAAGCACATGTTGGTTCACGTGCGGGAAAAGCGCTCATACCAAAAGAGATTCATCTCATTTCAGCTTTACCGAAAACAAGAAACGGAAAAATTGTCCGGCGTTTATTAAAAGGGGCGTATGAACAGAAGCCTTCACCAGATCTTTCTTCACTAGAAAACCCAAATGTGTATAAGAGCATTTCCGCATACCTGAAAAGGAAACAGAATCAATAG
- a CDS encoding acyl-CoA carboxylase subunit beta produces MIEEYEVKKQRIVKGGAERYHQKNKEKGKLFVRDRLQLLLDQDSFIEDAMFAECQDEHLPADGVVTGTGRMNGQTVCLMANDSTVKAGSWGVKTVEKIIRIQETAEKLNCPMLYLVDSAGARITDQIAMFPGRRGAGRIFYNQVKLSGRIPQICLLFGPSAAGGAYIPAFCDIVVMVEGNASMYLGSPRMAEMVIGEKVSLEEMGGAKMHCSISGCGDVLAQTEEEAIQIARDYLTYMPANYTERPKTIAAKAPKPSEISIQNLIPKGQNTPFDMYQLIDLLIDEGSFFEIKKLFAAELITGFGRMNGQPVGLIANQPRVKGGVLFHDSADKAAKFIQLCDAFHLPLLFLADIPGFMIGTKVEQAGIIRHGAKMISAMSEATVPKISVIVRKAYGAGLYAMAGPAFEPDCCLALPSAQIAVMGPEAAVNAVYANKIAALPAEERASFIQEKRKEYQEDMNIYELASEMIVDGVIPFDRLRAELCNRLQAYTSKEMTFTRRKHPVYPV; encoded by the coding sequence ATGATCGAAGAATATGAAGTGAAAAAACAGCGGATTGTAAAAGGCGGAGCCGAACGATACCATCAAAAAAACAAAGAAAAAGGAAAATTGTTCGTCCGTGATCGGCTCCAGTTATTATTAGATCAGGATTCTTTTATTGAAGATGCGATGTTTGCCGAATGTCAAGATGAACATTTACCAGCAGATGGTGTCGTCACAGGGACGGGACGCATGAATGGACAAACCGTATGCCTCATGGCAAATGATTCTACCGTCAAAGCGGGATCATGGGGCGTCAAAACGGTAGAAAAAATCATTAGAATCCAAGAAACAGCCGAGAAGCTCAACTGTCCGATGCTGTATTTAGTCGATTCAGCTGGAGCCAGAATCACAGATCAGATCGCCATGTTTCCAGGCAGGAGGGGGGCAGGGCGCATTTTTTATAACCAAGTCAAGCTGTCTGGACGTATCCCGCAAATTTGTTTACTATTCGGTCCTTCTGCGGCCGGCGGTGCTTACATCCCTGCTTTTTGTGATATCGTCGTCATGGTCGAAGGAAATGCCTCCATGTATTTAGGCTCTCCGCGAATGGCCGAAATGGTGATTGGAGAAAAAGTATCCCTTGAAGAAATGGGCGGGGCAAAAATGCATTGCAGCATTTCTGGGTGCGGGGATGTATTAGCGCAAACAGAGGAAGAGGCCATTCAAATCGCGCGTGATTATTTAACCTACATGCCTGCCAACTATACGGAAAGACCAAAAACGATAGCCGCAAAAGCACCTAAACCATCTGAGATATCCATCCAAAATCTCATCCCTAAAGGTCAGAATACGCCTTTCGATATGTATCAACTCATTGATTTACTCATCGATGAAGGATCATTTTTTGAAATCAAAAAGCTGTTTGCCGCAGAGCTTATCACAGGCTTTGGCCGCATGAATGGTCAGCCTGTCGGTCTTATTGCCAACCAGCCGAGGGTGAAAGGCGGCGTATTATTTCATGACTCGGCTGACAAAGCCGCCAAGTTTATTCAGCTATGTGACGCCTTTCATCTTCCACTTCTCTTTCTTGCGGATATCCCGGGGTTTATGATTGGAACAAAAGTAGAACAAGCGGGCATTATTCGTCACGGGGCGAAAATGATTTCCGCTATGTCAGAGGCGACCGTACCGAAGATATCCGTCATCGTGCGTAAAGCATACGGTGCAGGGTTATATGCAATGGCAGGGCCTGCCTTTGAGCCAGATTGCTGTCTTGCTCTTCCATCTGCCCAAATTGCTGTGATGGGGCCAGAAGCCGCAGTAAATGCTGTCTATGCGAATAAAATTGCCGCACTGCCTGCCGAAGAGAGAGCCTCATTTATACAAGAGAAACGCAAGGAATACCAGGAAGATATGAATATATACGAGCTTGCCTCTGAAATGATTGTCGACGGCGTCATCCCATTTGACCGTTTAAGAGCTGAACTATGTAATAGATTACAAGCCTATACCTCTAAAGAGATGACATTTACGAGACGAAAACATCCGGTTTATCCGGTCTAA
- a CDS encoding enoyl-CoA hydratase: MTSLVNFSIQDEQIGIMTLNRPEQANSLSAAMLEEINQTIQAIKDDESIRCLLITGAGSKVFCAGADLKERRLMTEEEAKEAVLTIQQTFTEIESLPIPVIAVMNGHALGGGLELALACDLRIARAEARLGLPETGLAIIPGAGGTQRLPRLIGLGKAKELIFTGSSLQAEEAIQIGLIEHISLADALMNDAISLAKQISKNGPIALKEAKQAIQMSLDHALRTGLMKEYEAYVRLIDTEDRMEGLQAFQEKRTPHYRGN, encoded by the coding sequence ATGACATCATTGGTCAATTTTTCGATACAAGATGAGCAGATTGGCATCATGACCTTAAACAGGCCAGAACAAGCGAATTCCCTATCTGCTGCGATGCTTGAGGAGATTAATCAAACCATTCAAGCAATCAAAGACGATGAAAGCATCCGCTGTTTGCTCATAACAGGAGCTGGCTCTAAAGTCTTTTGCGCAGGAGCAGATTTAAAAGAACGACGATTGATGACAGAAGAAGAAGCCAAAGAAGCCGTTCTTACGATTCAGCAAACCTTTACTGAGATTGAGTCCCTGCCTATACCTGTCATTGCAGTTATGAACGGACACGCACTTGGCGGAGGTCTTGAGCTAGCGCTGGCTTGTGATCTTCGCATCGCAAGAGCCGAAGCCAGGCTCGGCCTGCCAGAAACAGGACTAGCTATCATACCAGGGGCAGGAGGGACGCAGCGTCTCCCGCGCCTCATCGGACTCGGTAAAGCAAAGGAACTCATTTTCACAGGGTCTTCATTACAAGCAGAAGAAGCCATTCAAATTGGGCTGATTGAGCACATCTCTTTAGCAGATGCTCTCATGAATGACGCCATTTCTCTCGCAAAACAAATCTCTAAAAACGGACCAATTGCTTTAAAAGAAGCGAAACAAGCGATTCAAATGAGCCTTGATCACGCTTTACGTACAGGTCTGATGAAAGAATACGAAGCCTATGTACGGCTCATTGATACAGAAGATCGAATGGAAGGTCTTCAGGCTTTCCAAGAAAAACGAACGCCTCATTACAGAGGCAACTAG
- a CDS encoding hydroxymethylglutaryl-CoA lyase: MALPKSVLIREVGPRDGLQNESAWLDTNEKRTWIDLLAAAHLPYIEVTSFVHPKWVPALKDAKQLAQSLHKKDDTTYAALIPNEKGLAYFFEANLDVGAMFISSSETHNKKNMNQSIHETLPVIKQMTADLKAERRNTRAYISTVFGCPYEKQVSMDQVLRLTDILLSYGIDEISLGDTIGEAHPLQVERRLDILLERFPADKIALHFHDTKGMGLANIYMALKAGITIFDSSSGGLGGCPYAPGSSGNVATEDVVHMLQKLGIETNIDLPGLIKAAEWIETKVDRTLPSHCLRAFHSHTTS, translated from the coding sequence ATGGCATTACCAAAAAGTGTGCTTATCAGAGAGGTCGGCCCGCGGGACGGACTGCAAAATGAATCAGCTTGGCTGGACACAAACGAGAAGCGAACATGGATTGATTTACTCGCGGCAGCCCATCTCCCTTATATTGAGGTCACATCATTTGTCCATCCGAAATGGGTTCCTGCCTTAAAAGACGCCAAACAATTAGCCCAATCCTTACACAAAAAAGACGATACCACCTATGCCGCACTTATTCCTAATGAAAAAGGCTTAGCCTATTTCTTTGAAGCAAATCTTGATGTAGGCGCTATGTTTATCTCTTCGAGTGAAACACATAACAAGAAGAATATGAATCAATCCATACATGAAACCCTTCCTGTCATCAAACAAATGACAGCAGATTTAAAAGCAGAAAGACGAAATACTCGCGCATATATTTCTACCGTGTTTGGCTGCCCTTATGAAAAACAAGTGTCAATGGATCAAGTGCTGCGGTTAACGGATATTCTGCTCTCCTACGGCATCGATGAAATATCACTCGGTGACACCATCGGAGAAGCCCATCCGCTGCAAGTAGAAAGACGATTAGACATTTTACTAGAGCGTTTTCCTGCTGATAAAATCGCTCTTCATTTTCATGATACGAAGGGGATGGGTCTTGCGAATATATATATGGCATTAAAGGCTGGAATCACGATATTTGATTCCTCTAGCGGCGGGCTTGGCGGCTGTCCATATGCACCTGGCTCTAGCGGGAATGTGGCGACAGAAGATGTGGTGCATATGCTTCAAAAACTGGGGATTGAAACAAATATCGACCTTCCTGGATTGATTAAAGCAGCAGAATGGATTGAAACAAAAGTAGATCGAACCCTGCCTAGTCACTGCTTACGTGCTTTTCACTCTCATACTACTTCATAA
- a CDS encoding acetyl-CoA carboxylase biotin carboxyl carrier protein subunit, giving the protein MKTVTIQMAGNLWKLLVTQGDEVQKGQEVAILESMKMEIPIVAEEAGVISKVYKAEGEFVDEGEVLLELTE; this is encoded by the coding sequence ATGAAAACCGTCACGATACAAATGGCCGGGAACTTATGGAAGCTTCTTGTGACACAAGGTGATGAAGTGCAAAAAGGACAGGAAGTCGCCATCTTAGAATCGATGAAAATGGAGATTCCGATCGTTGCAGAAGAGGCAGGTGTGATCAGCAAAGTGTATAAGGCAGAGGGTGAATTTGTCGATGAGGGAGAGGTGCTACTGGAGCTGACAGAATAG
- a CDS encoding acetyl-CoA carboxylase biotin carboxylase subunit, translating into MFQQVLIANRGEIARRIIRTCKRLGIKTVAVYSEADQHALHVQEADSAFPIGGAKVSESYLNVEAIIKVAKQTNTDAIHPGYGLLSENAAFAERCRNEGMAFIGPSAHVIQQMGNKIEARKTMEQAGIPIVPGVSAPLHDADEGVSKAQSLGYPVMLKASSGGGGIGMQLVRNDEELYRAFEGNQKRAQSFFNDGTLYMEKVIEHARHIEIQVLFDSFGHGVHLFERDCSLQRRHQKIIEEAPAACLDDSVRLQMGQMAVKAAKAIGYENAGTIECLVDQNQQFYFLEMNTRLQVEHPVTEEITGIDLVEEQLKIAASEPISFNQEDIHQIGHAIEVRIYAEDPVTFYPSPGTITTLSAPAAPYIRHESSVTSGSVITPFYDPMIAKMIVYGDTRKLAIERLKAALQAYEIGGIKTNLPLLREMAGSSAFLHGRITTDFLMKKREENRS; encoded by the coding sequence ATGTTTCAACAAGTACTGATCGCCAATCGAGGCGAAATAGCTCGTAGAATTATTCGGACCTGTAAACGGCTCGGGATCAAAACAGTCGCCGTTTATTCAGAGGCAGATCAGCATGCACTTCATGTGCAAGAAGCAGATAGCGCATTTCCGATCGGAGGCGCAAAAGTATCTGAAAGCTATTTAAATGTGGAGGCAATCATCAAGGTTGCCAAACAAACAAATACAGATGCCATCCATCCTGGATATGGTCTTTTATCAGAAAACGCCGCTTTTGCTGAGCGCTGCCGCAACGAAGGAATGGCCTTTATTGGACCATCTGCACACGTCATCCAGCAAATGGGGAATAAAATTGAAGCGAGAAAAACGATGGAACAGGCGGGCATCCCAATCGTTCCGGGAGTTTCAGCTCCACTGCATGACGCAGATGAAGGGGTCAGTAAAGCGCAGTCACTCGGTTATCCGGTCATGCTAAAGGCATCAAGCGGAGGCGGGGGGATTGGCATGCAGCTCGTTCGAAATGACGAGGAGCTGTACAGAGCGTTTGAAGGAAATCAAAAAAGGGCGCAAAGCTTTTTCAATGATGGTACTTTGTATATGGAAAAGGTGATTGAACACGCGCGGCACATTGAAATTCAAGTCCTCTTTGATTCCTTCGGCCACGGGGTTCACTTATTTGAACGAGACTGCTCACTCCAGAGAAGACACCAGAAAATTATTGAAGAAGCACCAGCCGCCTGTCTCGATGACTCAGTGAGACTTCAAATGGGGCAAATGGCCGTCAAAGCAGCCAAAGCGATTGGCTATGAAAATGCAGGAACGATTGAATGTTTAGTCGATCAAAATCAACAATTTTATTTCCTAGAAATGAACACGAGATTGCAAGTAGAGCACCCTGTCACTGAAGAAATCACAGGAATTGACCTTGTCGAGGAGCAGCTGAAAATCGCTGCATCAGAGCCGATTTCCTTCAATCAGGAGGATATTCATCAAATCGGGCATGCCATCGAAGTCCGAATCTATGCTGAAGATCCAGTCACATTTTATCCATCACCAGGTACAATCACTACACTTTCTGCACCAGCCGCCCCGTATATACGCCATGAGTCAAGTGTGACAAGCGGGAGCGTCATTACCCCATTTTACGATCCAATGATTGCAAAAATGATTGTTTACGGTGATACAAGAAAACTAGCAATAGAACGATTAAAAGCAGCATTACAAGCATATGAAATAGGAGGGATCAAAACGAATTTACCACTTTTAAGGGAAATGGCCGGATCATCTGCGTTCTTACATGGAAGGATCACAACCGATTTTCTGATGAAAAAAAGGGAGGAAAACCGTTCATGA
- a CDS encoding AMP-binding protein, producing the protein MMSIQPQTIGSLLREKKEQHPEHEAIVYPERSLRYSYEAFYREVKETGKGLMAIGVQKGDHLAIMAPNVPEWLILQFACASIGAVLVTVNTNFQSQELAYLLKHSDSKMLFIVDGVKETSYVRMIEELIPELQTAHQDEITSASFPYLKRCVYIGQHAPNGMRSWDSIQVASKRTADHEWEKRMDALLPDDVINMQYTSGTTGYPKGVMLSHTNIVCNASQIADCMKLTQQDRMCIPVPFFHCFGSVLGVLACLTKGGTIIPVESFHPERVLQTVEIEKCTVLHGVPTMFIAELDHPNFLHYDLSTLRTGIMAGSLCPSHVMKAVIEKMGMRELTIAYGQTESSPVITQTRTDDSFERRVQTVGRALPHIEVKIARPGTSSEVPRGEQGELCTRGYHVMKGYYKNEEATNEVIDKDGWLHTGDLAEMDHDGYVKITGRLKDMIIRGGENVYPKEIEDVLYTHPAILDAQVVGIPDETYGEEAAAFIRLKQGSTVTIETLTSYCQSQMARYKIPKYFFITDEYPMTASGKIQKFRLKKQALDLIKE; encoded by the coding sequence ATGATGTCGATTCAGCCACAGACGATCGGCTCCCTATTAAGAGAAAAAAAGGAGCAGCACCCAGAACATGAAGCCATTGTTTATCCAGAACGTTCTTTACGTTATTCATACGAAGCGTTTTATAGAGAGGTCAAGGAAACAGGTAAAGGTCTAATGGCAATAGGGGTTCAAAAGGGGGATCATCTCGCCATCATGGCACCAAATGTACCTGAATGGCTCATTCTGCAATTCGCCTGCGCCTCCATTGGAGCTGTTCTTGTCACCGTGAATACGAATTTTCAATCACAGGAACTCGCTTATTTACTAAAGCACTCTGATAGTAAAATGCTGTTTATCGTAGACGGGGTCAAAGAGACATCCTATGTCAGAATGATTGAAGAGCTGATCCCGGAGCTTCAAACAGCTCATCAAGATGAGATCACATCCGCATCATTTCCTTATTTAAAAAGATGCGTATATATTGGCCAGCACGCACCAAACGGCATGCGCAGCTGGGACAGTATTCAAGTTGCTTCCAAAAGAACCGCAGATCATGAATGGGAGAAACGAATGGATGCGCTGCTGCCTGATGATGTGATAAATATGCAATATACCTCGGGCACAACCGGCTACCCAAAAGGAGTCATGCTCAGCCATACCAACATCGTCTGCAATGCCAGCCAAATCGCAGATTGCATGAAGCTCACCCAACAAGACCGAATGTGTATCCCAGTACCCTTCTTTCATTGCTTTGGCTCTGTGCTTGGCGTGCTTGCTTGTCTGACAAAAGGAGGAACGATCATCCCAGTTGAATCTTTCCATCCAGAGCGTGTGCTGCAAACAGTTGAAATAGAAAAGTGTACCGTTCTTCACGGCGTCCCGACGATGTTCATCGCAGAGCTGGATCATCCGAATTTTCTCCATTACGATCTGTCCACATTACGAACGGGTATTATGGCCGGCTCACTTTGCCCATCCCATGTGATGAAGGCAGTCATTGAAAAAATGGGAATGAGGGAGCTCACGATTGCCTATGGTCAGACCGAAAGCTCTCCTGTCATTACCCAAACAAGAACCGATGATTCATTTGAAAGACGGGTTCAAACGGTCGGTCGGGCGCTTCCTCACATCGAAGTGAAAATCGCCAGACCAGGCACGTCGAGTGAGGTGCCAAGAGGAGAGCAGGGGGAACTGTGTACAAGAGGCTATCATGTCATGAAAGGCTACTATAAAAATGAAGAAGCAACAAATGAAGTCATTGATAAGGACGGGTGGCTTCATACGGGGGATTTAGCTGAGATGGATCATGACGGCTATGTGAAAATCACAGGCCGCCTGAAAGATATGATCATCAGAGGCGGAGAGAATGTGTATCCAAAAGAGATTGAGGACGTTCTTTACACTCATCCGGCCATTCTTGACGCACAGGTCGTTGGCATTCCTGACGAGACATACGGAGAAGAAGCAGCCGCATTCATTCGGCTCAAACAAGGGAGTACGGTCACGATTGAGACATTAACCAGCTATTGTCAGTCCCAAATGGCACGCTACAAAATCCCGAAATACTTTTTCATTACAGATGAGTATCCAATGACCGCCTCAGGAAAGATTCAAAAATTTCGACTGAAAAAGCAGGCGCTTGATCTAATAAAGGAGTGA